A window of the Thalassospira indica genome harbors these coding sequences:
- a CDS encoding LysR family transcriptional regulator, with protein MKIDDKPLRYFLAVFEAGSIRTAAENLRIAPSAISRQISSLEAHLNTLLMERTKRGIIFTETGHMVAAHARKRIEIDEAFAVDLAAARGAIAGTVRIATGEGFVVDLVNHVIRPLRDEFPDIRLEVDVAGTEKITHGILRDDYDLGLVFNPPRTPELELLAENHSPLCVLVPPEFALASKQSCKLNETLNYPAALLDQNFGVSKLLANADPGNRVARDAFLTADSINVAIHFVLSGGGITYLPAFAVSRQLRRGEVVAIPMTDPFLARVPSHLLVRKERPKTAAVRAVTGMIRDRMEAFGSAWYPEEHE; from the coding sequence ATGAAGATCGATGACAAACCTCTCCGTTATTTTTTGGCTGTTTTCGAAGCTGGCTCGATCCGGACTGCTGCCGAGAACTTGCGCATTGCCCCCTCGGCGATCAGTCGACAGATCTCAAGCCTTGAGGCGCATCTCAATACGCTTTTGATGGAACGCACCAAACGCGGGATCATCTTTACCGAAACGGGGCATATGGTTGCGGCGCATGCACGCAAGCGCATTGAAATCGACGAAGCATTTGCAGTTGATCTGGCCGCCGCCCGTGGCGCCATTGCCGGGACGGTGCGCATCGCAACCGGGGAGGGCTTTGTTGTCGATCTTGTCAATCACGTGATCCGCCCGCTGCGCGACGAGTTCCCCGATATTCGGCTTGAAGTCGATGTTGCCGGAACCGAGAAGATCACCCATGGCATTCTGCGCGATGACTATGATCTGGGGCTGGTTTTCAACCCGCCGCGCACGCCGGAGCTTGAATTACTTGCCGAAAACCACAGCCCGCTTTGCGTGCTGGTCCCGCCGGAATTTGCCCTTGCCTCCAAGCAAAGCTGCAAACTGAATGAAACGCTGAATTATCCGGCCGCCTTGCTGGATCAAAACTTCGGGGTGTCCAAACTTTTGGCAAATGCCGATCCGGGAAATCGTGTTGCGCGGGATGCTTTTCTGACCGCCGATTCGATCAATGTTGCCATTCACTTTGTCCTGTCGGGGGGCGGCATTACCTATCTGCCCGCGTTTGCGGTATCACGACAACTACGCAGAGGAGAAGTCGTTGCCATCCCGATGACCGATCCCTTCCTGGCGCGTGTTCCCTCACACTTGCTGGTGCGCAAGGAGCGCCCCAAAACCGCCGCAGTGCGGGCTGTTACAGGCATGA
- a CDS encoding NAD(P)-dependent oxidoreductase: MTQTHINDSGTVGVIGLGNMGLGMARTLLREGHAVTGFDLSVERQADAARDGVTIVATQQELFSACETIILSLPTARHVQTVLTGDSGLASCGLAPRLIIDTTTSEPDVTRELDAALRVIGHVLIDAPVSGGPAGANSGQLTMMVGGDDAGFAKAMPILSVLGGKITHVGPVGAGHAVKIINNMLVATHLLTMREAVALGKAAGVDTNYLISALNAGSGRSAVSEVNYPKWVLSGQFDSGFTMGLMRKDMRLAMALASQKDVALPVSQLAGQIWQDSAAALSDDMDFNRITELTANTNTAKAGE, translated from the coding sequence GTGACACAAACACACATCAATGACAGCGGAACCGTCGGGGTCATTGGGCTTGGAAATATGGGACTTGGTATGGCGCGCACACTTTTGCGCGAGGGCCACGCTGTAACCGGGTTTGACCTTTCCGTCGAACGCCAGGCGGATGCTGCGCGCGATGGTGTGACCATCGTTGCCACCCAGCAGGAACTTTTTAGCGCCTGTGAGACCATCATCCTTTCCTTGCCGACAGCACGCCACGTGCAAACCGTTCTGACCGGGGATAGTGGCCTTGCATCTTGTGGTCTTGCGCCGCGCCTGATCATTGATACGACAACGTCTGAACCCGATGTGACCCGTGAACTTGACGCGGCTTTGCGTGTGATCGGTCATGTCCTGATTGATGCGCCGGTCAGTGGTGGCCCGGCTGGGGCCAATAGTGGGCAATTGACCATGATGGTTGGCGGCGATGATGCCGGTTTTGCCAAGGCGATGCCGATCCTTTCAGTTCTGGGTGGCAAGATTACCCATGTTGGCCCAGTAGGTGCCGGCCACGCAGTCAAGATTATCAACAACATGCTTGTTGCGACCCATCTTTTGACCATGCGCGAAGCAGTCGCACTGGGCAAGGCGGCCGGGGTGGATACCAACTACCTGATCTCCGCACTTAATGCCGGTTCAGGGCGCAGTGCTGTTAGCGAAGTCAATTATCCGAAATGGGTTCTTTCCGGGCAGTTTGACAGTGGTTTTACCATGGGGTTGATGCGCAAGGACATGCGCCTTGCCATGGCCTTGGCATCGCAAAAGGACGTGGCGCTTCCGGTCAGTCAACTGGCCGGACAGATTTGGCAGGACAGTGCAGCGGCGCTTTCCGATGACATGGATTTCAATCGCATCACCGAATTGACTGCAAACACCAACACCGCCAAGGCAGGAGAATGA
- a CDS encoding aldehyde dehydrogenase family protein — MSSADKLMTRDYAKAMAPFFADGVVGSWVDGAIMPGNGDDVELIDPATGKAFLTFKDAGGDVVDAAMKAAVAGQRVWWAMTAAERGRILWKIGAQVRDHLEQLALLECVSAGKPIRDTRVEVLKVAEMFEYYAGWADKLHGDVIPVPTSHLNYTRPEPHGVVTQITPWNAPIFTAGWQLAPALCAGNAAVLKPSEMTPLTSVALGVLSQKAGLPDGVISVLAGLGHTTGVAATTHDATRKVVFVGSPKTGSIIAAQAAQNIVPCVLELGGKSANIVFEDADLKRAVTGAQAAIFSGAGQSCVAGSRLLVQRSVLDQFQEMLVTGANHIPVGDPLDTATQIGPINNDAQYQTVNRLIAAGRAEGADILAGGVRPDGGACADGYFLRPTVLGNVRNDMSIARDEIFGPVVSVIPFEGEAEAIAIANDSKFGLAGAVWTGAVDRAHRVAANVRAGTFWINSYKTINVMSPFGGFGQSGYGRSSGKEGLMEYMQPKSVWTETAANPPVAFGYAPE; from the coding sequence ATGAGCAGCGCAGATAAACTGATGACGCGTGACTATGCCAAGGCCATGGCACCGTTCTTTGCCGATGGTGTTGTTGGCAGTTGGGTCGATGGTGCGATCATGCCGGGCAACGGCGATGATGTCGAATTGATCGATCCTGCAACCGGCAAGGCGTTTTTGACTTTCAAGGATGCCGGTGGCGATGTCGTGGATGCCGCTATGAAGGCGGCGGTTGCCGGGCAGCGTGTCTGGTGGGCGATGACGGCGGCGGAACGCGGCCGTATTCTCTGGAAAATCGGAGCCCAGGTCCGCGATCATCTTGAACAGCTGGCACTTCTGGAATGCGTTTCTGCCGGTAAACCGATCCGCGATACGCGGGTCGAGGTGCTTAAAGTCGCCGAGATGTTTGAATATTATGCCGGTTGGGCGGACAAGCTTCATGGCGATGTGATCCCGGTCCCGACCAGCCATCTGAACTATACCCGTCCCGAGCCACATGGCGTTGTTACGCAAATAACGCCCTGGAACGCGCCGATCTTTACGGCAGGTTGGCAGTTGGCCCCGGCCTTGTGTGCGGGCAATGCGGCGGTTCTTAAACCGTCGGAAATGACGCCGCTGACCTCTGTTGCGCTTGGCGTTTTGTCGCAAAAGGCGGGCTTGCCTGATGGGGTGATTTCCGTACTGGCAGGATTGGGCCATACCACGGGTGTTGCGGCGACAACCCACGATGCCACCCGCAAGGTCGTCTTCGTCGGATCGCCCAAAACCGGTTCTATTATCGCGGCCCAAGCCGCCCAGAATATCGTGCCTTGTGTTCTTGAGCTTGGCGGCAAGTCGGCAAATATCGTGTTCGAAGATGCCGATCTTAAGCGTGCCGTGACTGGCGCGCAGGCCGCGATCTTTAGCGGAGCCGGGCAAAGCTGTGTTGCCGGTTCGCGCCTGTTGGTCCAGCGTTCTGTGTTAGATCAGTTCCAGGAAATGCTGGTTACGGGTGCCAATCATATTCCTGTGGGCGATCCGCTTGATACCGCAACCCAGATTGGCCCGATCAACAATGATGCCCAGTACCAGACGGTAAATCGCCTGATCGCGGCGGGGCGTGCCGAAGGGGCCGATATTCTTGCAGGTGGTGTCCGCCCGGATGGGGGCGCTTGCGCCGATGGGTATTTCTTGCGTCCGACGGTTCTTGGCAATGTCCGCAACGATATGTCGATTGCGCGTGACGAAATCTTTGGACCGGTCGTTTCGGTCATTCCGTTTGAGGGCGAGGCCGAAGCCATTGCCATCGCCAACGACAGCAAATTTGGCCTGGCCGGTGCGGTGTGGACTGGCGCGGTGGATCGCGCGCACCGGGTGGCCGCCAATGTGCGGGCCGGGACGTTCTGGATTAACAGCTATAAGACCATCAATGTCATGTCGCCATTTGGCGGGTTTGGACAGAGTGGCTATGGCCGATCCAGCGGCAAGGAAGGCTTGATGGAATATATGCAGCCCAAAAGTGTCTGGACCGAAACCGCGGCAAATCCGCCGGTTGCTTTTGGCTATGCGCCAGAATGA
- a CDS encoding electron transfer flavoprotein-ubiquinone oxidoreductase, protein MERESMEFDVVVVGAGVSGLSAAIKLMQLAQEQEKEITVCVVEKGSEVGAHTLSGAVMEPRSINELFPDWKERGAPLNVPAGEDQFMMLSETGAKKLPTPPQMHNKGNYIVSLGNVCRWLGEQAEALGVEVYPGFAAAEVLFNEDGSVKGIATGDMGLQRDGTPGPNHEPGMELHAKYTFFAEGCRGSLSEQLIKKFDLRKDSDPQTYGIGIKELWEVDPEVHKEGLIQHTVGWPLDKDTYGGSFLYHLDNNQVVVGFVIGLDYENPHLSPFDEFQRFKTHPEIRKIFENGRRISYGARALNEGGFQSIPDLVFPGGCLIGCSAGFMNVPKIKGSHTAMKTGMLAAEAAFEALTVDEVPAKMESYPQRLKDSWVYPELHKVRNIRPSFAKWGFWGGMAYSAVDTYLFGGKAPWTFKNHADHACLKPAAEMPKIDYPKPDGKISFDKLSSVFLSNTNHSEDQPIHLTLKDASVPVNTNLAVYDGPEARFCPAGVYEFVEDEDNGGKRLQINAQNCVHCKTCDIKDPTQNIVWVVPEGGGGPNYPNM, encoded by the coding sequence ATGGAACGGGAATCCATGGAATTTGACGTGGTCGTTGTTGGCGCCGGTGTATCCGGTCTGTCAGCGGCCATCAAGCTGATGCAACTCGCCCAGGAACAGGAAAAAGAAATCACCGTCTGTGTGGTTGAAAAAGGTTCCGAGGTCGGCGCACACACCCTTTCAGGGGCCGTGATGGAGCCGCGCTCGATCAATGAACTTTTCCCGGACTGGAAAGAACGCGGCGCGCCGCTGAACGTGCCGGCTGGCGAAGACCAGTTCATGATGCTGAGCGAAACTGGCGCTAAAAAGCTGCCGACCCCGCCGCAGATGCACAACAAGGGTAACTATATTGTCAGCCTTGGCAATGTCTGCCGCTGGCTTGGCGAACAGGCAGAGGCCCTTGGTGTTGAAGTTTATCCGGGCTTTGCTGCCGCCGAAGTTCTGTTTAACGAAGACGGATCGGTCAAGGGTATCGCCACCGGGGACATGGGCCTACAACGCGATGGCACGCCGGGTCCGAACCATGAACCGGGTATGGAACTGCATGCCAAATACACCTTCTTTGCCGAAGGGTGCCGTGGATCGCTGTCTGAACAGCTGATCAAGAAATTTGATCTGCGCAAAGATTCCGATCCGCAAACCTATGGCATCGGCATCAAGGAACTTTGGGAAGTTGATCCCGAAGTCCACAAGGAAGGCCTGATCCAGCACACCGTTGGCTGGCCGCTGGACAAGGACACCTATGGCGGGTCGTTCCTGTATCATCTTGATAACAATCAGGTGGTTGTTGGTTTCGTGATCGGTCTTGATTACGAAAACCCGCATCTCAGCCCGTTTGATGAATTCCAGCGTTTCAAGACGCATCCGGAAATCCGCAAGATTTTCGAAAATGGTCGTCGCATCTCGTACGGCGCACGTGCGCTGAACGAAGGCGGTTTCCAGTCGATCCCCGATCTTGTCTTCCCGGGCGGCTGCCTGATCGGCTGTTCGGCCGGTTTCATGAACGTGCCGAAGATCAAGGGTTCGCACACCGCAATGAAGACCGGCATGCTGGCCGCCGAGGCCGCGTTTGAGGCCCTGACGGTCGATGAAGTTCCGGCAAAGATGGAAAGCTACCCGCAGCGTCTGAAAGACAGCTGGGTCTATCCGGAACTGCACAAGGTCCGCAACATCCGCCCGAGCTTCGCCAAGTGGGGCTTCTGGGGTGGCATGGCCTACAGTGCGGTTGATACCTATCTGTTCGGCGGCAAGGCACCCTGGACATTTAAAAACCATGCGGATCATGCCTGCCTGAAGCCAGCAGCAGAAATGCCAAAGATCGACTATCCGAAACCGGATGGGAAAATCAGCTTCGACAAGCTGTCATCGGTCTTCCTGTCGAACACCAACCACAGCGAAGATCAGCCGATCCACCTGACGCTGAAAGATGCAAGTGTTCCGGTCAACACCAACCTTGCCGTCTATGACGGGCCAGAGGCACGTTTCTGCCCGGCCGGTGTTTATGAATTCGTCGAAGACGAAGACAATGGTGGCAAGCGCCTGCAGATCAATGCGCAGAACTGCGTGCATTGCAAAACCTGCGACATCAAGGACCCGACCCAAAACATCGTTTGGGTCGTGCCCGAAGGTGGCGGCGGACCTAACTACCCGAATATGTAA
- a CDS encoding uracil-DNA glycosylase has translation MSKPITDFDVNNLDPFEALVWQFEMGADEAIADEPLDRFKASESLRQNAANRPGFGANAGTNPQRPAGASARPAQAAGNGPAPIPAGADGGFLLSDTPHEARQSARDAAAAANSLEELKAAIEKFEGCALKKSASNTVFGAGNVEAKLVLVGEAPGAEEDRQGLPFVGPSGKLLDAMLRSIGLAREEVYITNILPWRPPGNRQPTTAEVAVCEPFVRRHLELIGPKVVVCLGGSSAKTLMEEDRGITRLRGTWKEVSFANGKKADLTAMFHPAYLLRTPEQKRLAWRDLRAIAQKL, from the coding sequence ATGAGCAAACCAATTACAGACTTTGATGTAAATAATCTCGACCCGTTCGAGGCCCTTGTCTGGCAATTTGAAATGGGCGCGGACGAGGCAATTGCCGACGAGCCGCTTGACCGTTTCAAGGCGTCCGAAAGCCTGCGTCAGAACGCGGCGAACCGGCCGGGCTTTGGCGCGAATGCGGGCACCAACCCGCAACGTCCGGCAGGGGCGTCGGCCCGTCCGGCACAGGCGGCTGGCAACGGCCCGGCACCAATCCCGGCTGGCGCGGATGGTGGGTTTTTACTGTCTGACACGCCGCATGAAGCACGCCAGTCCGCACGGGATGCGGCCGCCGCGGCAAATAGTCTTGAGGAACTCAAGGCGGCGATTGAAAAGTTTGAAGGTTGTGCCCTTAAGAAGTCTGCCAGCAATACCGTTTTTGGCGCCGGCAATGTCGAGGCCAAGCTGGTGCTGGTCGGCGAAGCGCCGGGTGCAGAAGAGGACCGTCAGGGACTGCCGTTTGTCGGGCCAAGTGGCAAGTTGCTGGATGCCATGTTGCGATCCATCGGCTTGGCACGTGAAGAAGTTTACATCACCAATATTCTGCCATGGCGGCCGCCGGGAAACCGCCAGCCGACCACAGCAGAAGTTGCGGTGTGTGAACCGTTTGTGCGCCGACATCTTGAACTGATCGGGCCCAAGGTTGTGGTGTGTCTTGGCGGCAGTTCGGCCAAGACCCTGATGGAAGAAGATCGCGGGATCACGCGTTTGCGTGGCACCTGGAAGGAAGTTTCCTTTGCCAATGGCAAAAAGGCTGACCTGACCGCGATGTTCCATCCGGCCTATCTTCTGCGTACGCCGGAACAGAAACGCCTTGCCTGGCGTGATTTGCGTGCGATCGCACAAAAGCTTTAA
- a CDS encoding lytic transglycosylase domain-containing protein: MIEAIRTRLPGVKSTLRQGLFFAFLGTMTVMGATSPAAASTQEQASLGSPVLDDALSTVIPKPLSERDAELYEQIFAVQEQGRWQDADRLISRLSDDVLMGHVMAQRYLHPTAYRSRYKELKDWLASYADHPQAPRIYKLALTRRGSANYPKKPVGSYVSGAGYDYENITPYYHKSSKKLSSKQRSRVATLKSRIRHRIGSGWPTGALEVLESDEAQRLFDAYEQDHAKAAIASGYYYFGKPDLALKYAGEAAKRSGKYLPQAHWTAGLTAWRLGKMDESHAHFAALSTNKYASSWTRTAGAFWAGRIDLAAGRFEEADAMLNRAAEYPRSFYGQLAMRALGRDDVFDWDSLELDENRANKLKLDPHGRRALSLLQIGQRDEAERELRKAAAKDDDSLRRAVLALTDTANFASLTMRLGSYIAQKTGDVFVNALYPVPPWEPEGGYEVDRAVIYAFMRQESGFNTDARSHAGARGLMQLMPATASYIGNTRYRGEKRAELYQPEINLSLGQKYVDHLLEQNGVDNGFLQLMAAYNGGIGNLGRWQKALKDNVDPLYFIESIPSRETRLFIERVMANLWMYRSRFGQETPSLDLLAAGEWPTYQPQDQENDRGLTAQR, from the coding sequence TTGATCGAAGCAATAAGAACACGCCTGCCGGGTGTCAAAAGCACCTTAAGGCAGGGCCTATTCTTCGCGTTTCTTGGCACCATGACCGTCATGGGGGCCACGTCACCTGCTGCTGCCAGCACGCAGGAACAGGCATCCCTTGGCAGCCCGGTTCTGGATGACGCGCTTTCGACCGTAATCCCCAAGCCACTTTCCGAACGTGACGCCGAACTTTACGAACAGATTTTTGCCGTTCAGGAACAGGGCCGTTGGCAAGATGCCGACCGCCTGATTTCGCGACTGTCTGATGATGTCCTGATGGGGCACGTGATGGCGCAGCGTTATCTGCATCCGACGGCCTACCGTTCGCGTTACAAGGAACTAAAAGACTGGCTTGCCAGCTATGCCGATCATCCGCAGGCACCGCGCATCTATAAACTTGCGCTGACACGTCGCGGATCGGCCAATTATCCGAAAAAGCCTGTGGGCAGCTATGTTTCGGGTGCTGGTTATGATTACGAGAACATCACGCCCTATTATCACAAGTCGTCCAAGAAGCTGTCGTCCAAGCAACGTTCACGCGTCGCGACCCTGAAAAGTCGTATTCGCCATCGTATCGGCAGTGGCTGGCCGACCGGCGCGCTGGAAGTTCTTGAAAGTGATGAGGCGCAGCGTCTCTTTGATGCCTATGAGCAGGACCATGCCAAGGCGGCAATTGCATCTGGTTACTATTACTTTGGTAAACCGGACCTTGCGTTGAAATATGCCGGTGAAGCGGCAAAGCGTTCGGGCAAGTACCTGCCGCAGGCGCATTGGACGGCGGGCCTGACCGCCTGGCGCCTGGGCAAGATGGATGAATCGCACGCCCATTTCGCAGCGCTGAGCACCAATAAATATGCATCCAGCTGGACCCGGACCGCCGGTGCGTTCTGGGCAGGGCGTATTGATCTGGCCGCTGGCCGGTTCGAAGAGGCCGATGCCATGTTGAACCGCGCGGCGGAATATCCGCGCTCGTTCTATGGTCAGTTGGCGATGCGCGCCCTTGGCCGTGACGATGTCTTTGACTGGGACAGCCTGGAACTTGATGAAAACCGCGCCAACAAGCTGAAGCTTGATCCGCATGGGCGTCGTGCACTTTCGCTGTTGCAGATCGGGCAGCGCGATGAAGCCGAACGTGAATTGCGCAAGGCTGCGGCAAAAGATGATGATTCGCTGCGCCGTGCTGTTTTGGCGCTGACCGATACCGCCAACTTTGCATCGCTTACCATGCGCCTTGGCAGCTACATCGCGCAGAAGACTGGTGATGTGTTTGTAAACGCGCTTTATCCGGTCCCGCCATGGGAGCCGGAAGGTGGTTACGAAGTTGACCGGGCGGTGATTTATGCCTTCATGCGTCAGGAATCAGGTTTTAATACTGACGCCCGCAGTCATGCCGGTGCGCGTGGTTTGATGCAACTGATGCCGGCAACGGCAAGCTATATCGGCAATACCCGTTACCGGGGTGAAAAGCGTGCCGAGCTGTATCAGCCGGAAATCAACCTGTCGCTGGGGCAGAAATACGTTGATCACCTGCTTGAACAGAATGGCGTTGATAACGGCTTCTTGCAGTTGATGGCGGCCTATAATGGTGGCATTGGCAATCTTGGCCGCTGGCAGAAGGCGCTTAAGGACAATGTCGATCCGCTGTATTTCATCGAAAGCATTCCGTCGCGTGAAACCCGACTGTTCATCGAACGCGTGATGGCAAACCTTTGGATGTATCGTTCGCGGTTCGGTCAGGAAACGCCGTCGCTTGATCTTCTGGCGGCCGGTGAATGGCCAACCTATCAGCCGCAGGATCAGGAAAATGATCGCGGCCTGACGGCGCAGCGTTAA
- a CDS encoding tetratricopeptide repeat protein, whose product MIWVGLTVLAVLAGSALYASLPKSDGHGSRARRVTFAALPVIAALGLYAIIGSPTLPSRPYADRAGERNLAAAAAVADNATDPDFKTDQQIRRLLNQIVVSLEVNPRNLQGWVALARGSLRLGNIERAVAAFAQAYALSGHNPLLAIEYADTRITAQDGQIDSTSRDLVLHALGQMPNHLLARYYYGMMLKQNGKSEQALRVLSDLYRDLPKDDPLGNATESEIKALQSSADAVISAD is encoded by the coding sequence GTGATCTGGGTTGGCTTGACAGTTTTGGCAGTTCTGGCGGGTTCTGCACTCTATGCAAGCCTGCCGAAATCCGACGGGCACGGATCACGTGCGCGCCGTGTGACGTTTGCCGCGCTGCCGGTCATCGCGGCACTGGGTCTTTATGCGATCATTGGCAGCCCAACCCTGCCATCGCGGCCCTATGCAGACCGTGCAGGTGAACGCAACCTGGCCGCCGCCGCGGCCGTTGCCGATAATGCCACCGACCCGGACTTCAAAACCGATCAACAGATCAGGCGCTTGCTTAATCAGATTGTCGTCTCGCTTGAGGTAAACCCGCGCAATCTTCAAGGCTGGGTCGCGCTCGCACGTGGATCGCTCCGCCTTGGCAATATTGAGCGCGCCGTTGCCGCCTTTGCGCAGGCCTACGCCCTTTCGGGGCACAATCCGTTGCTTGCCATCGAATATGCCGATACCCGCATCACCGCCCAGGATGGCCAAATCGACAGTACGTCACGCGATCTTGTGCTTCATGCCCTTGGGCAAATGCCCAACCATCTGTTGGCACGCTACTATTACGGCATGATGCTGAAACAAAATGGCAAGTCCGAGCAGGCGCTTCGCGTGCTTAGTGACCTCTATCGCGACCTTCCCAAGGACGACCCGCTTGGCAATGCCACCGAAAGCGAAATCAAGGCCCTGCAATCCAGTGCAGATGCCGTGATCAGCGCCGACTAG
- a CDS encoding cytochrome c-type biogenesis protein — protein MISRFKLVFGALAILVPVIASNPAFAVNPDEMLSNPVLEERAREISKELRCLVCQNQSIDDSDAELARDLRVLVRERLVAGDDNEEVIDYIVARYGDYVLLNPPLKPETYILWASPAVLVVLALLAVFAFYRRKQREGSPASASLSKDEQDRLDELLGTSNDDGKP, from the coding sequence ATGATAAGCCGCTTTAAACTTGTTTTTGGCGCACTTGCCATTCTGGTTCCGGTCATTGCATCGAACCCGGCATTTGCGGTCAACCCCGATGAAATGCTGTCCAACCCGGTTCTGGAAGAACGCGCGCGCGAAATCAGCAAGGAACTGCGCTGCCTTGTCTGTCAAAACCAGTCGATTGATGATTCTGATGCCGAACTGGCGCGTGATCTGCGCGTGCTGGTACGTGAACGCCTCGTTGCCGGCGACGACAACGAAGAGGTCATTGACTATATCGTTGCGCGCTATGGCGACTATGTCCTTTTGAACCCGCCGCTAAAACCGGAAACCTATATCCTGTGGGCAAGCCCGGCTGTACTGGTGGTGCTGGCGTTGCTGGCGGTCTTTGCCTTCTATCGCCGCAAGCAGCGCGAAGGTTCCCCGGCATCGGCATCCCTGTCAAAAGACGAACAGGACCGTCTGGACGAACTTCTTGGCACCTCGAATGATGACGGCAAGCCCTGA
- a CDS encoding DsbE family thiol:disulfide interchange protein has protein sequence MRFSIAVIPLVLFAALAGVFLLNIDKDASVVPSVLIDKPAPEFSLPPLPGRDKGLSRADLTKGEVSVLNVFASWCVPCRAEHPLIKRLSREAAVPVYGLNYKEKDPEDGVKWLAELGDPYTAVGMDLSGRTGIDFGVYGVPETFIIDGTGQIRYKHVGPVTVEVLEKVLLPKIAELKG, from the coding sequence ATGAGATTTTCGATCGCTGTCATTCCGCTGGTTTTGTTTGCCGCACTGGCCGGGGTGTTCTTGTTAAACATCGACAAGGATGCATCGGTTGTGCCGTCGGTCCTGATAGATAAACCGGCACCGGAATTCTCGCTGCCGCCGCTACCGGGCCGGGACAAGGGCCTGTCGCGTGCTGATCTGACCAAGGGCGAGGTATCGGTTCTGAACGTCTTTGCAAGCTGGTGCGTTCCGTGCCGCGCAGAACATCCGCTGATCAAACGTCTGTCACGCGAAGCCGCCGTTCCGGTCTATGGCCTGAATTACAAGGAAAAGGATCCCGAAGACGGCGTGAAATGGCTGGCCGAACTTGGCGATCCCTATACCGCTGTCGGCATGGACTTGTCGGGTCGGACCGGTATTGATTTTGGTGTCTATGGTGTGCCGGAGACCTTCATCATCGATGGCACCGGCCAAATCAGATACAAGCATGTCGGGCCTGTTACGGTCGAAGTCCTTGAAAAGGTCCTGCTGCCGAAAATCGCGGAGTTAAAGGGATGA